One stretch of Leptospira mtsangambouensis DNA includes these proteins:
- a CDS encoding thiamine pyrophosphate-binding protein has translation MKKTGAWLVRYALEQIGVRYTFGIPGVHNTEIYDELNNSDLIHPMLVTHEGCGAFMADAISRTSDSIGTVVIVPAAGVTHAASGIGEAFLDGIPMLVIAGGVRSDSKFKYQLHDMDQHTLVKPITKKTFKVNSQEEVVETIYEAYQIAVSGEPGPVFIEIPVNIQLYTGPVENLPSYQEYCQTKTTTSLAFSDSKLEEAVELLLQAKSPGLFLGWGAVDAAESSVAIAELLGAPVSTTLQGLSAFPGNHPLHCGMSFGPAAVPAATQAFSDCDCLLAVGTRFAEIATGSFGVTVPKNLIHIDINPDVFHANYPAKVNIQGDAKIVLPELVKRLQNKLQLTKESRENRTKVLTAEIKKNKQNYLEEWFQHDSKDRVNPARFFNALRTSLPDDGYVVVDDGNHTFLTAELMPIHKPRHMISPTDFNCMGYAVPATIATKLANPEKAVVGIIGDGAFLMTCMELITASRNKIGAVFAVFNDGELSQISQAQQVPYNRKTCTVLGTTRFEGIALATGAEYLSIQTNDEIKQKLDEAWILANEGRPVILDVHIDYSKKTRFTQGIVGTNLKRLPFAAKVRMIGRALLRRVTG, from the coding sequence ATGAAAAAAACAGGTGCTTGGTTAGTCAGATATGCATTAGAACAAATTGGAGTTCGTTATACCTTTGGAATTCCTGGAGTCCATAATACAGAAATTTATGATGAATTAAATAACTCTGATTTGATCCATCCGATGCTCGTAACTCATGAAGGTTGTGGTGCGTTTATGGCCGATGCCATCAGTCGGACCAGTGATTCAATTGGAACCGTTGTCATTGTACCGGCGGCCGGTGTGACTCATGCTGCTAGTGGGATTGGAGAAGCATTTTTGGATGGGATTCCTATGTTGGTGATTGCAGGTGGAGTGCGTAGCGATTCCAAATTCAAATACCAATTACACGATATGGACCAACATACATTAGTGAAACCGATCACTAAAAAAACTTTTAAAGTAAATTCTCAAGAGGAAGTGGTAGAAACGATTTACGAAGCATACCAAATTGCTGTGAGTGGAGAACCCGGGCCCGTGTTTATCGAAATTCCTGTGAACATCCAACTTTATACTGGTCCCGTAGAAAATCTTCCCAGTTACCAAGAATACTGCCAAACGAAAACAACTACTAGTTTGGCATTTTCAGATTCCAAACTTGAAGAAGCGGTTGAATTACTTCTTCAGGCAAAGTCACCAGGTTTATTTTTAGGATGGGGAGCAGTCGATGCAGCGGAGTCGAGTGTTGCCATTGCAGAACTACTCGGAGCTCCCGTATCTACAACCTTACAAGGTTTAAGTGCATTTCCTGGAAATCATCCCTTACATTGTGGAATGAGTTTTGGTCCAGCAGCGGTTCCTGCAGCCACCCAGGCTTTTTCTGATTGTGATTGTTTATTGGCAGTTGGGACTCGTTTTGCCGAAATTGCCACTGGTAGTTTTGGAGTGACCGTTCCCAAAAATCTGATTCATATCGATATCAATCCCGATGTCTTTCACGCAAATTACCCAGCCAAAGTCAACATTCAAGGCGACGCAAAAATCGTTTTGCCTGAACTGGTAAAAAGACTGCAGAACAAACTACAACTAACAAAAGAGAGTCGGGAAAATCGAACCAAAGTGCTCACGGCAGAGATAAAGAAAAATAAACAAAACTATTTGGAAGAATGGTTCCAACATGATAGTAAGGATAGGGTGAACCCTGCTCGATTCTTTAACGCCTTACGTACATCTCTTCCTGATGATGGTTATGTGGTGGTGGATGACGGAAACCATACATTTCTCACTGCAGAACTAATGCCAATCCACAAACCAAGGCATATGATTTCTCCCACAGATTTTAATTGTATGGGTTATGCAGTGCCTGCAACCATTGCAACCAAACTTGCAAATCCTGAGAAAGCAGTTGTTGGGATCATTGGTGATGGAGCTTTTTTAATGACTTGTATGGAATTAATCACTGCGAGTCGTAACAAAATTGGAGCTGTGTTTGCCGTTTTTAACGATGGAGAACTTTCCCAAATTTCACAAGCCCAACAGGTTCCTTACAATCGGAAAACCTGCACTGTTCTTGGAACCACAAGGTTTGAAGGCATCGCTTTGGCCACGGGTGCCGAATATCTTTCCATCCAAACCAATGATGAAATCAAACAAAAGTTAGATGAAGCATGGATTCTTGCAAATGAAGGGCGTCCTGTCATTTTGGATGTCCATATTGATTACAGTAAAAAAACTCGTTTTACCCAAGGGATTGTTGGTACCAATTTGAAACGTTTGCCATTTGCTGCCAAAGTCAGAATGATTGGTCGGGCCTTATTACGAAGGGTCACTGGATAG
- a CDS encoding methyl-accepting chemotaxis protein has translation MRQNFPVTNKEVEFHEGTKITSKTDLKGIITYVNEDFLRISGYTEKELIGQPHNLIRHPDMPKGAFQDLWDTIKGQHSWVGIVKNRCKNGDFYWVDANVSPIYEDGKHVGYMSVRTKASTKQIQNAEILYAKMNSGQGKLEVNSTSFFGFSCPSVFLMQTIVSGLLLVLFYLKTNTSLVFLSSPLISIFGFVLFVMTSTFGYLTIRKNKNSFLKVKEYLENLYNGKLKFDVAFETRGDYSEIFPLIKKTQFEFRGMISQLIGNAEIVKTQIGALTYAVEHIHIAFQELSKAIFSLADSSIVTRESSDSIFQEMDALNHLIGNIRNESNIVQLESTESYQFSLVGKNCSDKAMAQFQKAKKQILKTSEVIKELGEKTKAIRKITETITSISEKTNLLSLNASIESARAGEAGKGFAVVAGEVGKLAVQSNQSAKEISAFINELTSKILQTVTDIKEGLTEVEVGSLEFETVQMEMDKILKNAEDTKSSAEKINGSTEGTESMSGNVLGNMEKIQTQLINTSAIVEELSAAANEQKQTIGAIEESITNLGLVADRLDSVAFRFHF, from the coding sequence ATGCGTCAGAATTTTCCCGTCACAAACAAGGAAGTGGAATTCCATGAAGGAACCAAGATCACTTCCAAAACAGATTTAAAAGGAATCATCACTTATGTGAATGAGGATTTTTTACGCATTAGTGGATATACAGAAAAGGAGCTGATTGGGCAGCCGCACAACCTGATCCGTCATCCTGATATGCCTAAAGGAGCATTCCAAGATCTCTGGGATACAATCAAAGGGCAACACTCTTGGGTGGGTATCGTGAAGAACCGCTGTAAAAACGGAGATTTTTACTGGGTGGATGCAAACGTGTCACCAATCTACGAAGATGGAAAACATGTAGGTTATATGTCGGTTCGCACCAAAGCATCCACAAAACAAATTCAGAATGCAGAAATCCTATATGCAAAAATGAATTCCGGACAAGGCAAACTCGAGGTGAATTCCACATCGTTTTTTGGATTTTCTTGTCCTTCTGTATTTTTAATGCAAACGATTGTTAGTGGTTTGTTATTGGTATTGTTTTATCTTAAAACAAATACTAGTTTGGTTTTTCTTTCAAGCCCTCTCATTTCAATTTTTGGATTTGTTTTGTTTGTGATGACATCAACGTTTGGGTATCTAACGATTCGCAAAAATAAAAATTCCTTTCTAAAGGTGAAGGAATATCTGGAGAATTTATACAATGGTAAGTTGAAATTTGATGTGGCATTTGAGACTCGTGGTGATTATTCAGAAATTTTCCCATTGATCAAAAAAACACAATTTGAATTTCGAGGAATGATTTCTCAATTGATAGGGAACGCAGAAATTGTAAAAACCCAAATTGGAGCACTCACTTACGCCGTAGAACATATTCATATTGCATTTCAGGAATTATCGAAGGCTATATTTTCCTTGGCAGATTCTAGTATTGTGACTCGCGAAAGTTCTGATAGTATTTTCCAGGAAATGGATGCACTAAATCACCTAATTGGAAATATACGAAATGAGTCGAATATTGTCCAATTGGAATCCACAGAGTCATATCAATTTTCCCTAGTGGGAAAAAATTGTTCCGATAAGGCAATGGCTCAATTTCAGAAAGCAAAGAAACAAATTTTAAAAACTTCTGAGGTGATTAAAGAGTTAGGTGAAAAAACAAAAGCCATTCGAAAGATCACAGAGACTATCACTTCTATTTCCGAAAAAACAAACTTACTATCGTTAAATGCTTCCATTGAATCGGCTCGTGCTGGGGAGGCTGGAAAAGGATTTGCAGTGGTCGCAGGAGAAGTGGGAAAGTTGGCAGTACAATCCAATCAATCAGCCAAAGAAATATCTGCCTTCATCAATGAATTAACATCAAAAATTTTACAAACGGTCACTGATATCAAGGAAGGACTTACTGAGGTTGAGGTAGGATCTTTGGAGTTTGAAACCGTACAAATGGAGATGGACAAAATTTTAAAAAATGCAGAAGATACTAAGTCCAGTGCAGAAAAGATCAACGGATCCACCGAAGGAACAGAATCCATGTCAGGAAATGTTTTAGGAAATATGGAAAAAATTCAAACGCAACTCATCAATACTTCGGCCATTGTGGAAGAGTTATCGGCTGCTGCGAACGAACAGAAACAAACCATAGGAGCGATCGAAGAGTCGATCACAAACTTAGGTTTGGTTGCAGATCGATTGGACTCAGTTGCCTTCCGATTTCATTTTTAA
- a CDS encoding tRNA dihydrouridine synthase, giving the protein MRILLAPMEGLLDYRLRDTLTQVGGFDECVSEFIRVNDTLLPSHRFYRYVPELYEGCRTKAGVPVKVQLLGSDINCMAENASKVASLGAYGIDINFGCPAPTVNRNRGGAALLKEPDQMFAIVKAIRKAVPSVIPVTAKMRLGYDSTEQALVCAKALEEGGAEEIVVHARTKTDGYKPPAYWDWIYKIGATVKIPVVANGEIWTEEDAVRCKEISGCQDIMIGRGAVANPALALMIRGERKENLSWDEVKKILFRYWQSLEADMEVKSRAGRIKQWLHYLSRQYPEAEKDFEIVKRLTKIEDFTKYLESPVTAE; this is encoded by the coding sequence TTGCGTATCTTACTTGCACCTATGGAAGGACTTCTTGACTACCGACTTCGTGACACTCTCACGCAAGTGGGTGGTTTTGATGAATGTGTTAGTGAATTCATTCGAGTGAACGATACACTCCTCCCATCACATAGGTTTTATAGATATGTTCCCGAATTGTATGAAGGTTGTCGCACAAAAGCTGGAGTTCCTGTCAAAGTACAATTATTAGGTTCTGATATCAACTGCATGGCGGAGAACGCAAGTAAGGTGGCATCTCTTGGTGCTTACGGGATCGATATTAATTTTGGATGTCCAGCTCCCACAGTCAACCGAAACCGGGGAGGAGCAGCTCTTCTCAAAGAACCAGACCAGATGTTTGCCATTGTAAAGGCCATTAGAAAAGCGGTTCCTTCGGTCATTCCAGTCACTGCAAAAATGAGGTTAGGTTACGATTCCACTGAACAGGCGCTTGTTTGTGCAAAAGCCTTGGAAGAAGGAGGAGCCGAAGAAATCGTAGTCCATGCAAGAACCAAAACAGACGGTTACAAACCTCCTGCGTATTGGGATTGGATTTATAAAATTGGAGCAACTGTCAAAATTCCAGTCGTTGCCAATGGCGAAATTTGGACTGAAGAAGATGCAGTCCGGTGTAAAGAAATCTCTGGTTGCCAAGACATTATGATTGGTCGCGGTGCTGTTGCTAACCCAGCTCTTGCTTTGATGATTCGAGGAGAAAGAAAAGAAAATCTTTCTTGGGATGAGGTCAAAAAAATTTTATTTCGATATTGGCAAAGTTTAGAAGCAGATATGGAAGTTAAAAGCCGGGCAGGAAGAATCAAACAATGGTTACACTATTTATCCCGCCAGTATCCAGAAGCGGAAAAAGACTTTGAAATTGTAAAACGACTGACAAAGATAGAAGATTTTACAAAGTATTTGGAATCGCCAGTGACTGCTGAATAG
- a CDS encoding 3-hydroxyacyl-CoA dehydrogenase family protein: MREIKTVTILGANGAMGSGSAGVIAAFGGAKVHMLARDVEKAKQGIEAAVASVKTDTIRARMIPGSYDADLEKAVAESDWVFELVAESYEVKEPINTRIAKARRPGTIVSTVSSGLSIGRLAKAYDEDGQKHYYGTHFFNPPYKMILCELVTHSGNDKKVTQALGEYLDKVLGRAVVYTNDTPAFAGNRIGFQLMNEVAHFAEKYADKGGIALLDEIMSGYTGRAMGPLATADFVGLDVHKAIVDNIYDNTKDEAHETFKLPGYFQKLIDAGKLGMKSGGGLTKVVKHADGKREKFVYNIKTGEYDPYPKFDIPFIKEARQKIKESDYKGAMEVVKKASGLEADIARYFISRYISYSLSLVGEVVDTKENTDGAMGFGFNWVPASAFVDFLGGPKETIKLMEASKIPVPKLLKDAKEGKKFYELGDKLDARSLFKG, translated from the coding sequence ATGAGAGAAATCAAAACTGTCACGATTTTAGGTGCCAACGGAGCCATGGGTTCTGGAAGTGCGGGCGTCATTGCTGCCTTCGGTGGTGCTAAAGTCCATATGCTCGCTAGAGATGTTGAAAAAGCAAAACAGGGTATCGAAGCCGCTGTCGCATCCGTCAAAACGGATACAATCCGCGCAAGAATGATCCCCGGTTCCTACGATGCGGATCTGGAAAAAGCTGTCGCAGAGTCAGATTGGGTATTCGAACTCGTGGCGGAAAGTTACGAAGTCAAAGAACCGATCAATACTCGTATTGCAAAGGCTCGTCGTCCCGGAACCATCGTTTCCACTGTGTCCTCTGGACTTTCCATCGGTCGTTTGGCAAAAGCTTACGATGAAGATGGTCAAAAACACTACTACGGAACACATTTTTTTAACCCTCCTTATAAAATGATCCTTTGTGAACTCGTCACTCACTCTGGTAACGACAAAAAAGTCACACAAGCGTTAGGTGAATATCTAGACAAAGTTCTAGGTCGTGCCGTTGTTTATACAAATGACACTCCTGCATTCGCTGGAAACCGCATCGGATTTCAGTTGATGAACGAAGTGGCACACTTTGCAGAAAAGTATGCTGACAAAGGTGGAATTGCTCTCCTAGACGAAATCATGTCTGGTTATACTGGTCGTGCGATGGGCCCACTTGCCACTGCTGACTTCGTAGGACTTGATGTTCACAAAGCCATTGTAGACAATATCTACGACAATACAAAAGACGAAGCACACGAAACTTTCAAACTTCCTGGTTACTTCCAAAAGTTAATCGATGCTGGTAAACTCGGTATGAAATCTGGTGGTGGACTCACTAAAGTTGTGAAACACGCTGACGGAAAACGTGAGAAGTTTGTTTACAATATCAAAACTGGTGAGTACGATCCGTATCCAAAATTTGATATTCCTTTTATCAAAGAAGCTCGCCAAAAAATCAAAGAATCTGACTACAAAGGTGCAATGGAAGTTGTTAAAAAAGCAAGTGGTCTCGAAGCAGACATTGCTCGTTACTTCATTTCACGTTACATCAGTTATTCGCTCTCTCTCGTGGGAGAAGTGGTTGATACAAAAGAAAACACTGACGGCGCTATGGGTTTCGGTTTTAACTGGGTTCCTGCTTCTGCTTTCGTTGATTTCCTTGGTGGACCAAAAGAAACAATCAAACTTATGGAAGCGTCTAAAATACCAGTTCCAAAACTTTTAAAAGATGCAAAAGAAGGCAAAAAGTTCTACGAACTTGGCGACAAACTGGATGCAAGATCCCTATTCAAAGGTTAA
- a CDS encoding acetyl-CoA acetyltransferase: protein MSEKVFVLGGEQTDFQRNWTKEGKTFMSMMREVLDDALEKVGISYDEIKRLNKENRVAVFVGNFDAEQYANQGHLGAFLTEVNPALFGVPGARYEAACASGSVALDAAITHIRAEDYDLAIVLGVEVMKTVSSSVGGDFLGTAAYYDKEAKGVQFPFPKLFGKLADVILERYELKEERFMDALAEISRINYANAKRNPKAQTRTWFMNKEHAMARGGDNNMAVGGRLCITDCSQVTDGAAVTLLASKGYAKEYAKKTGRKFDDIPRIKGWGHRVAPITFEAKKLESVGDKYILPWTRQTVKDAYKRADLDVKNIDVFETHDCFTSSEYAAISAFGISEPGKEHIAIEEGTIDFGGKKPINPSGGLIGVGHPVGASGVRMMLDLYKQVTNTAGDYQVKGAKNGLMLNIGGSATTNFVFILGK, encoded by the coding sequence ATGAGTGAAAAAGTATTCGTATTAGGCGGAGAACAAACCGACTTCCAAAGAAACTGGACAAAAGAAGGAAAAACCTTCATGTCCATGATGCGTGAAGTATTAGATGATGCTCTTGAAAAAGTGGGCATCAGTTATGATGAAATCAAACGATTGAACAAAGAAAACCGTGTGGCTGTGTTTGTTGGTAACTTCGATGCAGAACAGTATGCCAACCAAGGCCACTTAGGTGCTTTTTTAACAGAAGTAAACCCTGCTCTTTTTGGAGTTCCTGGTGCTCGTTACGAAGCAGCTTGTGCTTCTGGATCAGTTGCTCTTGATGCAGCGATCACACACATCCGTGCAGAAGATTACGATCTAGCGATTGTTCTTGGTGTGGAAGTGATGAAAACTGTATCTTCTTCTGTGGGTGGTGACTTTCTTGGAACAGCTGCTTACTACGATAAAGAAGCGAAGGGAGTTCAATTTCCATTTCCTAAACTTTTCGGAAAACTAGCAGACGTCATCCTCGAACGTTACGAACTAAAAGAAGAACGTTTTATGGATGCTCTTGCTGAGATTTCTCGTATCAACTATGCAAACGCAAAACGTAACCCGAAAGCACAAACTCGTACATGGTTCATGAACAAAGAACATGCGATGGCTCGCGGTGGAGACAATAACATGGCTGTGGGTGGAAGACTTTGTATCACTGACTGTTCACAAGTAACAGATGGTGCTGCTGTCACTCTCCTTGCTTCCAAAGGTTATGCAAAAGAATACGCTAAAAAAACTGGTCGTAAATTTGATGATATCCCTCGCATCAAAGGTTGGGGTCACCGAGTGGCACCAATTACGTTTGAAGCAAAAAAACTAGAATCCGTTGGAGACAAATACATCCTTCCATGGACTCGCCAAACAGTAAAAGATGCTTACAAACGTGCTGACTTAGATGTAAAAAACATTGATGTGTTTGAAACACATGACTGTTTCACTTCTTCTGAGTATGCTGCGATTTCTGCATTTGGAATTTCAGAACCAGGAAAAGAACATATCGCAATCGAAGAAGGAACCATTGACTTTGGTGGTAAAAAACCAATCAATCCATCTGGTGGACTCATTGGTGTGGGTCACCCGGTAGGTGCATCCGGCGTTCGTATGATGCTCGACCTCTACAAACAAGTCACAAACACAGCAGGTGATTACCAAGTAAAAGGTGCTAAAAATGGCCTTATGCTCAACATCGGTGGATCTGCGACTACGAACTTTGTGTTCATCTTAGGTAAGTAG
- a CDS encoding FAD-binding dehydrogenase, with amino-acid sequence MVAKNDVIIIGAGIAGLVAAFECLNQGKSVLILDRNSEEHLGGLAKLSFGGMALVGTPLQKRLGIKDTPEIALDDWYSFANFGPNDIFPKQWAEQYVNESLGQVYHWLGSLGLHFFPVVNWVERGLYKRGNSVPRYHVLWGTGYRLVERFVELLKKHKNNRKLNYLFEHKVTDLIKENGRIVGCVAEQEKTGKKDLRFYADHVMVATGGITGCLDKVREHWYKPWGEAPKEMLNGSHPFADGLVHDAVKNHGGNLTHLDKMWNYAAGIPNPKPEFEGHGLSLIPCKSALWLDHSGRRIGPEPMMTGFDTNELCRRISGLEKPYTWQLLNWRIAAKELAVSGSEHNPMIRDRKLVSFLREVLLGNHRLVKQLQKESDHFIVADNLRELVDQMNRLNGDQTIEYEVLKKEITQYDDVIRRGKGLWNDDQLRRIQHARSWRSDRVRTCAPKPILHPSSGPLIAIKLRLITRKSLGGIQTDLESRVLDPLGSPIPGLYAIGEAAGFGGGGASGFKSLEGTFLSGCILTARAAAKSVNNGVSVSEHGKQRSLVT; translated from the coding sequence ATGTTTAAACCAAGGAAAATCTGTTTTAATTTTAGATAGAAACTCTGAGGAACATTTAGGTGGTCTCGCTAAACTATCATTTGGTGGTATGGCCCTAGTTGGCACTCCATTGCAAAAACGTTTGGGAATCAAAGATACTCCCGAGATTGCTTTGGACGATTGGTATTCTTTTGCTAATTTTGGCCCAAATGATATTTTTCCTAAACAATGGGCTGAACAATATGTGAACGAAAGTCTTGGGCAGGTCTATCATTGGCTTGGAAGTCTTGGTTTACATTTTTTTCCTGTGGTCAATTGGGTAGAAAGAGGATTATACAAAAGAGGGAATTCTGTTCCACGTTATCATGTTCTTTGGGGAACCGGTTACCGTTTGGTGGAACGTTTCGTAGAACTATTAAAAAAACATAAAAACAATAGAAAATTAAATTATCTATTTGAACACAAGGTTACTGATTTAATCAAAGAAAACGGTAGAATTGTAGGTTGTGTCGCAGAACAAGAAAAAACGGGAAAGAAGGATTTAAGATTTTATGCAGACCACGTGATGGTAGCAACAGGTGGCATCACCGGATGTTTAGATAAGGTTCGTGAACATTGGTACAAACCTTGGGGAGAGGCACCAAAGGAAATGTTGAATGGTTCCCATCCTTTTGCTGATGGATTGGTTCATGATGCCGTGAAGAATCATGGCGGAAACCTCACTCATTTGGATAAAATGTGGAATTATGCTGCAGGGATTCCCAATCCAAAACCAGAATTTGAGGGTCATGGACTGAGCCTCATCCCTTGTAAGTCAGCCTTGTGGCTCGACCATTCGGGGCGTCGGATTGGGCCAGAACCGATGATGACTGGATTTGATACCAACGAACTTTGTCGTAGGATCTCTGGGTTAGAAAAACCATATACTTGGCAACTCTTAAATTGGCGGATTGCCGCCAAAGAACTTGCCGTTTCAGGATCAGAACACAATCCCATGATCCGAGATCGAAAATTAGTTTCTTTCTTAAGAGAAGTGTTACTGGGAAACCACCGTCTCGTGAAGCAGTTACAAAAAGAAAGTGATCATTTCATTGTTGCAGACAACTTACGAGAATTAGTTGATCAAATGAATCGTTTAAATGGTGATCAAACAATTGAATACGAAGTATTAAAAAAAGAAATCACACAGTATGATGATGTGATTCGGAGAGGGAAAGGTCTTTGGAACGATGACCAATTGAGACGGATCCAACATGCCAGGTCATGGCGTTCTGACCGAGTGAGAACTTGTGCGCCCAAACCCATTCTTCATCCAAGTTCCGGACCCCTCATCGCCATCAAACTTAGACTGATCACAAGAAAAAGTCTAGGAGGGATTCAAACTGATTTGGAAAGTCGCGTATTAGATCCGTTAGGTTCTCCTATCCCGGGTTTGTATGCCATCGGTGAAGCGGCAGGATTTGGTGGTGGTGGTGCCAGCGGATTTAAATCTTTAGAAGGAACTTTTTTATCTGGCTGTATTTTGACCGCAAGAGCAGCTGCAAAGTCAGTTAACAACGGTGTTTCAGTTAGTGAGCATGGAAAACAAAGGAGTTTAGTCACATGA
- a CDS encoding LIC10707 family hydrolase, which translates to MNKLIILIILSVNSALFSQPFANIPETQTCNTISKYSIPTQSSPDPANPLYYSKTRVTFYGDSRIDFANALPSGANPALYYAPLIQSADFPGTSFSLGLFYGLSSLDFYLGTDPSWNIQNFGHGGDSSLEMLDQLTKCLGRPNYLIAPNVAFEIGGNDYLQNMLMIMLMPWNGEAYINRALNNIERSITLLYQKRKNVLIVGNYPAVGWSALLGLPDERKGFAFRTFNFKYQNSLQMRSISDQITFANAQASIQEILNEVLIEYNGLSMIELLSDAVTGIPVNLSSEDRSCFGTQIPQNVFAPYFCWLAANLHAFGTIPSHLMLRQELKYPEIQSRRQPYFQAQGLTLEYLQIWEAFINPLTKEPWVVNDVLMGDIVHPNAIGLSVWGKQVATKIKSMGWHLPGIAPATPPPPPPTDPGGEIINRPEPNPISDLELLILCFWFGFCHL; encoded by the coding sequence TTGAATAAGTTAATTATTTTAATAATACTCTCGGTAAATTCGGCATTATTTTCCCAACCATTTGCTAATATACCAGAAACTCAAACTTGTAATACGATTTCGAAGTATTCAATACCTACACAGTCATCACCTGATCCTGCAAATCCACTTTACTACTCTAAAACTAGGGTCACTTTTTATGGTGACAGTCGCATTGACTTTGCCAACGCTTTACCATCAGGAGCTAATCCCGCACTGTATTATGCGCCCTTGATTCAATCGGCAGACTTTCCTGGAACTTCTTTTTCCCTTGGGCTTTTTTATGGGCTCTCTAGTTTGGACTTCTATTTAGGCACAGATCCTAGTTGGAATATCCAAAACTTCGGCCATGGAGGAGATAGTTCCCTGGAAATGTTAGACCAATTGACAAAATGCTTGGGTCGGCCCAATTATTTAATCGCACCTAACGTAGCTTTTGAAATTGGAGGAAATGATTATTTGCAGAATATGTTAATGATCATGCTTATGCCTTGGAATGGAGAGGCGTATATCAATCGTGCTTTAAATAATATTGAAAGATCCATTACTCTCTTATACCAAAAAAGAAAAAATGTTTTAATCGTCGGGAATTATCCCGCAGTGGGATGGTCCGCTTTATTGGGGTTACCTGATGAACGAAAGGGATTTGCCTTTCGGACTTTTAATTTCAAATACCAGAATAGTCTTCAAATGCGTTCCATTTCGGATCAAATTACTTTTGCAAATGCGCAAGCTTCCATTCAGGAAATTTTAAACGAAGTTTTAATCGAATATAATGGTTTATCGATGATAGAGTTATTAAGTGATGCGGTGACTGGAATCCCTGTTAACTTATCGAGTGAAGATAGAAGTTGTTTTGGCACACAAATACCACAAAATGTATTTGCTCCTTACTTTTGTTGGTTAGCTGCCAACCTTCATGCGTTCGGTACAATACCCTCCCATCTGATGCTTCGCCAAGAGTTGAAGTATCCTGAAATACAATCTAGGAGACAACCATACTTTCAAGCGCAAGGATTAACTCTCGAATACCTGCAAATCTGGGAGGCATTTATCAATCCACTCACAAAAGAACCTTGGGTTGTGAATGATGTGTTGATGGGAGATATCGTACACCCAAATGCCATTGGGCTTTCTGTTTGGGGTAAACAGGTTGCAACAAAAATCAAAAGTATGGGTTGGCATCTTCCTGGCATTGCTCCCGCAACGCCACCACCACCTCCGCCAACAGACCCAGGTGGCGAAATCATAAATAGACCAGAACCAAATCCAATTTCCGATTTAGAGTTACTGATTTTATGTTTTTGGTTTGGATTTTGTCATTTATAG
- a CDS encoding DUF2721 domain-containing protein yields the protein MFDSFSNSEILSGMITPAVLVSACASLIFSTANRLGRIFDRVNLLKSEVELLLDGKRSFHTERMVYMRHQLSVQKKRAVLIQRSMAFLYLATSLFVISSLTLAITLAFAKELSWIPTVVALSGGICLFLASALLFYESRYNLTFINRQIEFTEFLEREVQKK from the coding sequence ATGTTCGATTCGTTTTCCAACTCCGAAATCCTTTCCGGTATGATCACGCCAGCAGTCCTTGTTTCTGCTTGTGCTAGTTTGATATTTTCCACAGCCAATCGGCTTGGGCGTATTTTTGATCGAGTGAATCTTCTAAAATCGGAAGTGGAACTTCTATTAGACGGGAAAAGAAGTTTTCACACAGAACGAATGGTTTATATGCGCCACCAACTTTCTGTTCAAAAAAAACGCGCCGTCCTCATCCAACGTTCCATGGCCTTTTTGTATTTGGCAACTTCCCTATTTGTGATTTCGAGTTTGACACTGGCCATCACTCTTGCCTTTGCCAAAGAATTGTCCTGGATCCCCACAGTTGTTGCTTTATCTGGTGGGATTTGTTTGTTCCTTGCCAGTGCCCTTCTTTTTTACGAAAGCAGATACAATCTAACATTCATTAACCGACAAATTGAATTTACGGAATTTTTAGAAAGAGAAGTGCAAAAAAAATAA